The Epinephelus lanceolatus isolate andai-2023 chromosome 10, ASM4190304v1, whole genome shotgun sequence genomic sequence cactgtcggtatggtacctttgaaaccagaagtaacccttcagacatggtacctagactctAGCGTTTCCACTACAAACcatacccttaaatgtgggcagggttgttgtcactcactactcagtccagcactcgctgtatttcctccattatcagtctgcacctcgtttatcatccacagaacgagtTTTCACGCCTATTTTAGAACAAATCaatacaggctgcagtgagagtctctctccgtgggatattaaaaaatagcagctttgtgcatttagtccttctcaggcagcttgtgcattgagtaacattataAGTTAATGTTCCATCTTAAATATCccggcagtcagcccagtggTTTAGCCATTTTAATGCCAGGGCACGCCTCCATATCTGCAGATAATCCACTAAAACAAGTTCCCTTTtgacactattttgcaagggTACAGTCGCTGCATCATGAGCTTAGTGCTGCCTAGGATGATTGTGATTCTGTGGTTTAGAGAAATACCAGCCACAAGCACCTTTCTTGCTTATCGCAGAATTATGATGGGTTTAGTCAGACCTTTCCCCAGCACTGGCACAGCGTGAGATAGGTGTGGTTATGCAAAACTACGTGTACATACATACACCctattatttgaaactttggccatgtttaatactgatgtcaaacactgtaaaattaaatatgtgacagaaaaaaaaggaaaagcataataggtcccctttaagtaGATTCCAGTATTTATATCTCTACCTGGCATTTTAAAGAGTGTCAAGTGTGCCAAATACATTCAAGAATAAATGTAATGCTCTGACATCCTAATGTGAAAGAGAAAAGGCTATCCAGTGGGTGTATTTTCATGAATCATATTGTCTTCTTTCCCCAGGTGTACCATGGGAGGTCCAGTTAGCAGCCGTCTACTGCATCTACGACCTGTCTCCCTGCAACCCCAAACAAGCCCTGGATGCCCTGGCAGAATGGAGAGGAGAAACATCTCAGAATGTCCCGCCTGCTGTCACTAGCTGCATTAACCAGTTAGCTTCTCTCTGCAGACAGGTAACAAGCTGAGAGAGATGCACATGCTGTACAAATCCACATTAGCATACATGTCAGTCTGTACCTATTTTAAACACGGGGTAAAAGAAAAAATCCCACGATGCACCTCAATGTTCATTTTAACTTTAACAGCCTGCCTTGGGTGCACACTCTAAGCTAGACTACACCCCATTTTGGTCACTTTCTAACACTGGTTTAAAGTAAGTTTTGTATTTGAATGTACTGTCAAAGACAGaaaatttagtttttttgtttgttttgtttgttgttcgAATTAAAAGTTGTTCATATTGAACCAAATCATGTTGGCTttggttcattctctcctcacctgcctcagtgtAATATATTATAAAGCCATGAAATTGCTCTCTGTGGTTAAGATTTTCATATATTGGCCTAATATGCATCTTCAACATTATGTGCGAATAACTTATGTACATCCTACActtcttggaaaaaaaacagactgctgTTCATTAACACTCACgtttaaaaaatggtgaaaAGGGCAGCAATGGGGCTAATGATCCAGTCAAGTCACTACAACTATCAGGTTTTATTCTGCCTGCTCTGATCTGTGAAAAGAGCAGGCAGAATAAGAGCAGGCCATGATTTCCGGGGcttgccttcaaaataaaagccccaaaccacatttgaaacattttttgaagTATTCTACCCAATACCAGTGTCAAGTAAACATGTAAGGGTCGTATCactgaaatgtaaaatgatTGAATAGgacattattttgacataaaaagacaatatttaaaaaaaaaaaaatcctggagGAGAAAATGGTTTTAGGTAACATTTAGACAGGAGTTTGGAGTTGTTTGCATGAGATGCACTTTTTTGCAACAACTTGTattattaaaaaagtaaataaatattgttaactttttatactgaaaaaaatgggaggtacttttattatatttcttCAGTTGAGATTAGGCctatgtaaaaatattttttttatatatatatatttgtaataaATTGTATTCAGTCTAAAATGAGATGTCAGTGGTTATTGATCATGACAGGATCTAGCAAGATACCAGTGGTGCTAAACTGTGTTCAAGAGAATAATGTGCATCATGTAAAAATATGATTTTGTGAATATTGTAAatatgtttgtgtaaataaatttACATTCCTTTGTAACTTTGTCTTCGGCGTGTTGTTTGATATGACAGGCTActtaaggaaataaataaaataaaatgaaaaatgaaagcaaTAGTTTCCGGATTTCCGGTCTGAACGGTTACCTTGCTAACTTGACGCATGTTTGAGTGTCGAGGGGTGTGTGCAAAGATTTAAATCCCTCGCACATGCGCAGATGTTGATCCGTGCTGCTGGGTGCGCCATATTGGCTGGCTTACATGGGGAGTGGAGTTGGACAAGCCGCTCGAAAAACTAAACCAGTTTCTGAACATGAAGCATTTCGAGGATAACAAGTAAATTAGCACGGTAGGATTTATTTGTTTCCTCGAGTGCAAAGTGTTTAATTTGCCAAACTGCTCGCTCGTTTCCCCGCGAAGAGGTGGTCGACAAACTCGAGTCCAATGGATCCCAGGACCGCCTGGATCCAGCCGGAGCAGAAGGGACCTGCCAGCTCTCTGTGGATGCACATTTGGGAAACCCCTCAGGGATTTGGAGCAAACTCCGGCATCGAcaaccacctccaccaccagcgCAACTTTGCGGCGCATAATGCGAACTCCACGGAGTCAAACGGCGAGTATGTGACAAATGCAGCGCTGCCGCCggggtgtgtgtttgggaaacTGCCGAAGCGAGACGGCGGCGGGGAGAGGGGGAATGTCCGGAGGAAGGGCTCCTTGTCACCGTCCTCGTCCTCTCTGGACTCGGAGGCCGAGAGCTCTTCGCCTTCCGGCTCGTCTCTGCAAATCGATAATTTGAACGTCGCAGAAGAGGCCAGCCGGTTTTTACACTACGGCGAGCACGAGTTGAACGAGAACAATCTCAGACGGCAACATCCCCCTCCGCCTTTTCACACTGTTCAGCAACACTGTCGCAGCATGCAACAATCTGGCGGCCACACCCCCACCGGGATGAAAAATCAGCATGGGAACAAGCACCACCACTATCAGTCACACTCAGCCGGCCGCAGGAGGCATCTGAACCGGGCGAACACTTTCCACGGCATCAACCCGGTCCTGTCCTACGGCAGCAATGGACACCATGTAGACTCTTCGTGTAGCCTGTGGAAGACCAGGCGGTACAGCCCGGGTATCAATGGGTAAGGACATGAGGAgaggtgttgtttttttttttttttttaaggagggACTCTTACAGAAAGGTCAGGGGTTTGCAAAAGAATCCCACCAGGTCACCCAACATAAGAGCAGAGGTATATGCACATTGTTTTCATGGATTAAAGGGGCATACTTTCAATAATCCTTTTCTCTGCATACATTGTAATTTACATGTGCATCTAGTTTTTAATTATCAGTTAGTCCCTCCAACAAAACTATGGCTGCATTTGATCAAAAATGTCTACTTTAATTGATTTAATGAGCATGTCagttatatttatttcattttatgtatttatttattagcagtTTAAGTAGTTTCAAAATGCTTAAAGGTCTAGAGTGTAggattagtggcatctagtggtgaagtaGCAGAACTGCAACTTCTCCCTTCTGCCAAGTGTGTAGGTACGTGATGAAGCGAAAACACAAATAGACCTGTCTAGCGCCAGTTTTTGGTTTGTtgattctgggctactgtagaacaacatggctaACTCGGTggagaggacctgctctgtatgtagatataaagggcAAATTCTAAGGTAAAGCAGATGcattctttttcatttcaggtgattatacacaaattaaaacctaccatttctgccaatatataccCCTAAATTCTACTCACTGTAAATATAAGTTAACTTGTAagtgtcatttttaattttaggcAAAAATCCATTTTCACATTATGTTCTAGTGCTCCAAACATTTCCCTTTTGTGTATAACCAGCAGTATATAGTCTCCATAGGCCCAGGCTTAATACTTTCCATGCTTTACTTTTCTCAAACACATCAAGCAGTACTGCTTTCCCTCTTGTATACTGGTCCATGATCCCAGATGTCCTGTCTCCCTTGATTCCTTACAGTCTTCATGAAGAAATAGTGGACTTTTTCAACTTCATGTCGCCGCGACCGGAGGAGGAGGCCATGAGGAGAGATGTCGTGAACAGAATAGAAAATGTCATCAAGGACTTGTGGCCCACAGCACGGGTGAGTGTTTGTAGGCATGGAGAGCTGACTCAAGCTGTGAGTCCTGTCTGTTGGAGCAGTAATCCCTCTGACCTACACATAGTGGACGACCGTGACCTGTCTTTAGGTTTTTAATGAATTACTGGAGGTGTACGACAGTGCTTGGTTCATGAGACCATGCTGTTTGTTAACCCTTTGCCTCATTCAGTAACATTGTTCAGATGTGCTGCTAATCATCCTGCAGCTTCCTGCTGCATCAGGAATTAAACTCAAAACCttttacattaaaattaaaattgcagTTGAAATTCACGAGTTCTCCATAGTAATACAAGTTCTCTCAGCATCATTACAATAGGTGATTCAGACatttaaatcagtttaaaaaacGTGAGTGCTGATATTGTGTCAGAGATGATGAGTCAACCCTGGTCACTTTTAAGGTAAGTGGTAGTGTTGAGATGTATAATGTGTCAGCTCAAGGCCCAGACACATcacaccaacatcaaagaacaagTGGTGACAAAGGTCGACTACTGCATTGCCTCAAGTCGcttgtcttggccaaaaagttacacttgaacacacctcaaagactacagccaaggGCCATCTAGCACGTACGTTcagcacctgcgtgagaggaaataactcaccataccagcaggcggcagtagtctgtattcttCTTTCAAAAAGGTTAACCTGGAATACTTAAAAAACGGATTCAAGACACcagttagcctgttagcacaTTACCAACACAACTCAATGCTGAAGGAGTAAAGGGTATTTAGTGTGCActagcaaacaataacacataAAATGTACAAACCATTTTTTTAAGAGCCCAGAtggctgaaaaaaatattcaaagtaATTTTTCTCACTGGAGGTCTGTGCTGAATTGGCAGTCAAGAGCTGAGTAGTGCCAACAGTGGTGGACACACCGCAGAAACTAGAGTGGCAGACGCTTACCGATGGTACACTGTGGCTCACAAGGGCCTTGACAGTTGGCCAAGACAATACACATGAAAGCAGGCTCCacacattttactttaaaacacatcagaatGCATTTCTACATCAAGATTATTcataaagttttatttattattagcaTATTCCATTTGATTTGCAGCTTCTGACATTATGTAATGTTGGTTTTTAATACACCGTTTTAATTCTTCTTGTATTGACATGAGTTTATTGCTTTGCAAAGCTGCCACGGGCTGTTTAAATCAATGTTATTGTCTCATATACTCGGCCGTCAGTGTGTCCTGAAGTTTACTGCACTTCACGTATCCTGTTTGGCCACGCTGTAGGCAGTCAACAGCCTAGTTTACACTGCATGTCCAAACACAGTTGGCCAGATGTAATCATTATTCATGTCGCTTGCACTCCCAAAGTAACATTAGTGAATTATTTTCCATCGAATGTTGCCAACAGGACGTTAGACAGAGTGTACTTTGTAACAAATAGCATTTTTTGTGAACATTGTAAACATTTTGAGCTAATCATAGCCCAGTGAAGTCCCACTGGGTCTCACTTTTCTCTGAAGACCAATTTGTGTTAGTAgcagaaatgtttaattttttgtgGGCTTTGGTCCCTGACCAGAAAAAGTTTATTTAACTTTCAAGCTGTCCTGAGACTACAGTcagtattaatatttaataccATTTTACAGAAATAAAACTGCACATGTTCCACAAAGACCGGCGTGTCATATTTGACCCAACAAGGCTTTTCATTGTGTTTAAAAGACTTCAAACTAATGTGCAGAaagatgtgcacacacacatctaaacTCAGAATTGACCTTGACAATTCAGTCTCAGTATGACAAACATATTTGTTTTGCCTTTGACACCATCTGCAGCATTTAATCTGTAgttgttgtattgttttgagAACTACTTGTGAAGATGGTACTAACGCCTACTGCAGCTATTTGCTTGTTGCTAATAAGAGAAGACTGTTatcaaatttattattattcaagTTTGTCTGTACAGGTCATGATGAATCTATAAGTTTCACAAGAACCATAGTATGAAAGGATTACTGAACACTTCTATCTTTATTCTCTCCTGACCCGTTGCTCTGGTAGAAGAaagcacagaaacacagcaggCAGTAAACTTGCAGTATCAGTTTATTTAGTTTGATCCTACTCTCATTTGCAGTTAAAGCAATAATGTATAAGGCATAAAATACATTCAGGAGGGAGCTAGTCGAGCCAAAATGCCAACACACAAAGGTCAAACCAGCTAGACATGAGCTATTATATTAAAGTGTTACAGGTTAAATCAGGCTTGTATTAATGTGTCTTGTGCTCTGCAGGTGGAGATATTTGGCAGCTTCAGTACAGGACTTTATCTTCCAACAAGGtaacatttgtttgtgtgtctcgcACAGTCCGACCTTATATGGGCGAGTTTTGAAATGTCTCATTGACGTGCTTGTTTTTAGGAAGTTGGGGCATTATTTTAGGTGGAGTgtgttcatgtttatttttgtctgaGAGCTTCAGTAGTATAATGCCTTGCAGTATTCAGTGTTGCTGCTCAGTGGTGAAATTACAACCCCATTTTTCTGGAAATGTAGATTTTACTTTTCGTCATGGTGTCTTGTATACGGTGTTTCTGAAGGTCTTGTGGTTAAGAGGATTGCTGGAGGCAGGGCAAAAAGTTGATTTCAGTGTATTTGTTGTGCAGAGTAATAGCAGCAGTTAAATCATTTCCAAATGAAGCTGTTGGACTAATTTATCAGTCTAGCAATAATTACAGGGATCAGAGTGGGGGAAATAAGGCAGCTGTTTAATGTTATGATTAGCACTTATTCACTTAATACTCATTCATTTGGCCTCCATGATCAGCAACCCTGATTATGAATTAGGACCCCGTCTTAAAGATGACGACATCGTGAACGTATTCCCTGAAATGACTGTTTCCTCCTATGTTAATTCATCAGTGCACTTTGTATAATTACAGTCTGTGGGAAGAAACTTCATTGAGAAGTCGCcgtgaagctttttttttttttcagttgaaaagacagaaatattGCTTCCCCGCAGCCTGCAGCTACTTTaccatttcttttttgttttatcttgttCTTCCAAAAGTCTTTATCTGTCAAATTGTCTCATTGTGCTTGCCTGAATTAGTTACACAACCTAAAACTAGCCCCCAATCTGATGTTTATAGTGACCTCTGCAACATTTTGCACTGTGTGTAGACAGAATATTTGGGAAATAAACTTTTCAAGATACCAcgtactttgtgtttttgtcctcaGTGACATTGACTTGGTGGTGTTTGGAAAGTGGGACCATCCCCCACTGCAGGAACTGGAACAAGCCCTGAAGAAACACAATGTGGCGGGCCCGTATCCCATCAAGGTCCTTGACAAAGCTACAGTAGGTCATcaggagagagctgagagtGTCTTTTTACTTTGGCAACCCACACAGTTGGGTTTACAATATTAGATCCTCGTCAATGACATAACAGAAGaggttgtgtcagtgtgttattGTGAATGATGAAATGTTGATCGGTTCACCTCCCTTTAGATTGATTCCCAATTGACTCTTTGACCTATCCTCAGGTGCCAATCATTAAGCTTACTGACCATGAAACAGAGGTGAAAGTGGATATCAGCTTCAATGTAGAGACTGCTGTTAAAGCAGCACAGTTCATCAAAAGCTATCTCAAGGTAAACACTTGACATGAACACAAATGttgcctttttgtttgtttctcatgtttgtcattttgcttgtttttaatgtttgtctTTTCTATCTTGTAGAAGTACACTGTTCTGCCACCTCTGATCTTCGTCCTGAAGCAGTTCCTGCTGCAGAGGGATCTGAATGAAGTCTTCACCGGAGGCATAAGCTCTTACAGCCTTATACTGATGGCCATCAGCTTCCTGCAGGTACATATATATCTACAAACAAggcttttttgtgtgttaaacACTGCAAATTTTGTCAATTTAATTATGACCGTTGTGTCAAGCTCCCCATATTAGGATTGTGTTACAGTCATTCTTCAAATTGCCACATCTGTGCACACAATTATGGAaaagtgtttatatatttagCGATTTATAATTGAAATGGCATTGAAATACAGTGGAGACCATTTTAAGTAATCACAGTTACAGTGATCAACAGCTTATATGGATCATGGTCATACCTAAACAAGTACTGTCTAAATGATTTGTCTGTAGTAATGAAGTTgtcccttcagtgttcatttgtgtcttttaatacaTGACTACAAAGGCAAAAACTATTTCAAACTACAGTATtcctatttattcatttatatacTCCACTCCTATGGTACTTGCTTTGCAGTGAGTAACCTGTCTGCTTCCAGCTGGctgtgtgcacattaaaatcatGATGGGAAAATGAGTCATTTTCTCTCCATGAAAAACGTCTTCTTCTCGAGGCTTATTACAAAATGAGAAACTGTCACGGCTGCGAGTGATAGATAAAGGAAACGAATGCCCACAGGGAAAGCACCTGTGGTTGAAGGTGTCCTTGCCAAGTTGGTTAATAATGGCCGGTCATGAAACGACTCTGTGATGAAACGGCCTTTGATGAAATTCTGTGAATGTACAAATATCAATTAGATGGTAATCTATGTGagaaattgaaataaaagaaacatgatTATAATAATCATCCACTAAAAGCAAACAGtttgacagacagactgacgtTTTAAGAGGCTTCCACTGTAATTGCAATTTATAGCAGATTATGGATTTTGTGCTGCTTTTGTAAATGTACCACATAATTACATTCCCATTGTACTTTTGTTGAAAAATTTTATATAACTCTTCAGCATCTGAATGAATAACTTCAGTAGATCCACCAGTAGTTAATATTATTGATTGTCAAAGAGGTCAGTGGCACCGTATTAACATGTAATTTGGATGTGTGTGACAGAagatcatttttatttgtgGTGCACCGTTGTTTTATGCGTTCAGGATGCTGAAATTTCATTGTTTTAAACAAAATTTTGTGAGTGTGATGCATCAGATCATGTTCCATGTTATCGGCAAAATGCAGTGTCACTTGATACTTTAACAAATTATTACAAGTTTTAATGTTCCTGTTGTGCTGTCCATCAGGGAACTGATTTAACCTGGTTGAATGTGGTTACAAAGTTGTGTAGATAGTTGTGTAGCTCTGTGGATAATGACTTCTCCTCGTTCTGCTAATCACAGTTACACCCTCGCATCGATACCCGACGTGCCAACATCAACCTGGGCATCCTCCTGATAGAGTTCTTTGAGCTGTATGGCCGCGATTTCAACTACATGAAGACCGGCATGCGGGTGAAGAATGGAGGGGCTTACCTGTGCAAGGAGGAAATGCTCAAAGCCATGGGGAGTGGAAACAGGCCGTCCATGCTCTGCATAGAGGACCCCATACAGCCAGGTCAGATTGGAATttgaattaatgaataaatggagAGTGACATGATCAATTCACCCATACATATAGAGAACAGAGAACCTGTTCTAGTTGTCTTATCCATCTGAATCATAAGCCTCCAAGCTTATCAATTCTTTTTATCAATGCTGGCATGTTTTTTCTGACAGCTGCGTAAAACAGTGAGTTAAAATTATGTGGCTATGCTGTGGAAACATGCAACAACAAAGCGTCCAAACTGTGGCTTCATTTCACAAAGAAAGATGACAACAGTCTTGTTTCATGGCGTTGCAGTGCAGCAAACTAGGTGTCACATGCTATGCAGAAATGGGTCCTTGCGATGAATGAATTTACTACAGTAGCACTCGGGCAATAACAGCTTTGCGGCGCCTGCTTGTGCGTGTCTGAGACAGAGCTGCTTGTTTGTATGAGGTGagcgtttgtgtgtgaggtgaattGATAGCTCACACTAGGTAGTTGTAGTCTATTGTGAGACGGTGCCTGGGAGCAGGTGATGGATATGTTTTATGAGATGCACCACTGAGGATACAGACATTTCTTACACCAGGCATGTATAACATAGACCTGCTGATGTATAATCAAACTACGCTGGACCCATTTATGAGTCAGCTGTCACGTCTGCAGTGAAAGTCATGCACTTAACTGATAATTAGAGAATGGTATAATAACATTAGGCTTCATGATTAATgaaagtctctctctctgtctgtctctaatGTCCTATGTTATAAGAACAGTATGGCTACACAGGCAGACTGAGCAGATGTCTTTCTTAGACcaagagaaaatgaataaaaatctcTGTAGGCCTACTTTTTTCCACACTGCAACTTGATCAGGAATTAATGAGGGAATCGCTGAAGAATCAGACTGATGGGAAGAATTTATTATGGCATTGGTATCAGTAAAATTTTATAAATTGCCACCGCTAGTGCAACATAGTAGCAAAGATTTATCATCCTCCCATTTGCATGGTAAAGCATGACAATTGGTTTTAAGATGGCAAAGAGCAAGGACTTATCAAAATAGGTAAAAAGAAGCAAATGGATCACTGTAATTCAGTGAGACCGTTTTAAGTTCTTCTTTCAAACGTAGATGCATAGTTGCCATTTTGTCATTATGTCACATTTGTGAGTAAAATTATCCCCATTTTATCTTGATTTGACTGACAAATCCTGCTCTGAATTTTTCACAGGGAACGACGTGGGTAGGAGTTCATACGGTGTCCTGCAAGTCAAGCAGGTGTTTGACTTTGCTTACATGGTGCTGAGTCATGGAGTGTCTCCGCTTGCACGTGCTTACCCCAACAAAGAGTACGACAGGTTGgtttcttcatgaattaaataatttctttgtttttgttaagttttttttttttgtcagcattTGTTTTAGTTTATCTGCTAGATGGCGTCATAGACAACATCTCTTTGTGTTGCAGTACTTTAGGACGCATCATCAAAGTGAGCCCAGAGGTGCTGGCCTACAGGGACTGGACAATAAAGAAGTGGGGAGCCAAGCAGTATGCCAAGCTGGAGAACCATGGTAACTTTGTGGGAAGCTTTGGGGGTTTGCATCTACTTTGTAATATTTAGACTAGAGTTGTGTTTTGCGATGGCTCCAGACAAAGTGACAAAATGTTAGAATCAACTTTATGTGGTGAATATGCTGTCATATGAGTTACAGTAGTATTCTGTTTGGTTCTAGATGTTGAGACCTGTGAGCAGGACCTCGCCAGGCTGATGCTGGTTTCTGTAGAGGATCAGAGAGACACTTCCTCCCCGCTCAGTGCTGACTCCCCCTCACCTTCTCCAGTCTTCCTCCCCAGCCCTCAACACCActcgtcatcatcatcgtctGCATGTTcgctctcttcctcctcctctggaaGTGATATAGTAAGACCAAAGGATATTTTGGCCATTCAAACATTTAGTAGATCAGTGACTCATTAGTTCACTGTAGTTCACAACCATTGTGGCAACACATGGGAAGAAAACTATTCCATACACAGGTGAagtaacactgtgtgtgtgtgtgtgtgtgtgtgtgtgtgtgtgtgtgtgtgtgtgtgtctgtcttttacCAGGAGTCGGATTCCCCCCCGAGCAGTAATGCTGCTATCCAGCTCCACCCCCTCACCTTAGCCTCAGTCCATTCAGTAATCCAGATGGCTGCTGACCTGAGGGCCACACACCCAGCAGGCTTCATCCACACCACACCTCAGGTATGATTCAGAAAAGACATGAACTTGAACTAACATATTCTCAAATCAAACAGTTTAAAACCTATTAACTCTTTGAAAACAGACATCCTGCGGATCATTGTTTGTATGATCAGGTTTACAgtgatctaaaataaaaaccataatagcTAGGGAATTCATTAtatttgcagcagaaagctaaggcttctgtcttcccGGTCATCACCTTACTTACTTTACCTTACATTCAGTGCAAACACAGTGACAACACATGGTGGCACCGGTATTTCTCCATTATGGCCTCAGGAGATCGTTGCTTGTATGATCCTGTTTAAATCGATCTAAAATTAAAACCATAGTAGCTAGAGaattcattatttttgcagcagaaagctaaggcttctgtcttccccATCGTCACATTACGTTGCTTCACCTTAACCTTACATGCAGTGCAAATGTGACAATTCATGGTGGCACTGGTATTTCCCCTTAATGGCCACAGGA encodes the following:
- the LOC117266513 gene encoding terminal nucleotidyltransferase 4A-like, with the protein product MDPRTAWIQPEQKGPASSLWMHIWETPQGFGANSGIDNHLHHQRNFAAHNANSTESNGEYVTNAALPPGCVFGKLPKRDGGGERGNVRRKGSLSPSSSSLDSEAESSSPSGSSLQIDNLNVAEEASRFLHYGEHELNENNLRRQHPPPPFHTVQQHCRSMQQSGGHTPTGMKNQHGNKHHHYQSHSAGRRRHLNRANTFHGINPVLSYGSNGHHVDSSCSLWKTRRYSPGINGLHEEIVDFFNFMSPRPEEEAMRRDVVNRIENVIKDLWPTARVEIFGSFSTGLYLPTSDIDLVVFGKWDHPPLQELEQALKKHNVAGPYPIKVLDKATVPIIKLTDHETEVKVDISFNVETAVKAAQFIKSYLKKYTVLPPLIFVLKQFLLQRDLNEVFTGGISSYSLILMAISFLQLHPRIDTRRANINLGILLIEFFELYGRDFNYMKTGMRVKNGGAYLCKEEMLKAMGSGNRPSMLCIEDPIQPGNDVGRSSYGVLQVKQVFDFAYMVLSHGVSPLARAYPNKEYDSTLGRIIKVSPEVLAYRDWTIKKWGAKQYAKLENHDVETCEQDLARLMLVSVEDQRDTSSPLSADSPSPSPVFLPSPQHHSSSSSSACSLSSSSSGSDIESDSPPSSNAAIQLHPLTLASVHSVIQMAADLRATHPAGFIHTTPQVQMSLPENLTIPSLSDCQFYHENSPSIGVVHRHMSQAAHISQHTNSTSPLPSPLHQLHQPQMEGPHSHTYTMRSNSHGSLEPHKLGFKHNQSGCLRGQNHSQGNFSPQRQFVPQGHNTTLGFRNQQQYNRNTWRRRKRDNLPALNQSR